CGAAGGTCCGATGGGCGCAGCTCCCAGGCATCCGGGAGCGCGTACACAAACGGCCGTCACACAGCGTACCAGCCCCGGTCGCCGTGTCCGGTCGCGGGCCGGGCGCCGGGCACGGAGCGCCGCGGGGCACGCACGGTGTGTCGCGGGGCCTGGCCCCGGTCAGGAGGTGGTGGCGCGGATGGCGTGGTAGACGTCGAAGACGGCGAGGGCGAGCGGGATCAGGGTGAGCAGGACACAGGTCTCGGCGATCTCCAGGAAGCGGCCCCAGAACGGGGTGACGCCGGTGCGCGGGACGATCAGCCCGATGGCGGTGATCAGCGCGGCGACCCCGGCGACGGCGGCGGCGAGCCAGACCGTCCGCAGGTCGAGGGCGGTGCCGTCGCCCCGCAGGGCCTCGCGCAGCAGTGCGGCGGGCGGTTCCGTGCCGACGCCGAGGCCGAGCAGGACCAGGGAGGCGAGGCCCGCGGCGAGGGCGCAGGCGACCTGGGCGGTGTAGCGGAAGAGATGGGCCCGCATGAGCATGGCGACGCCGGTGGCGAGGGCGAGGAGCCGGGCCCAGCCGTTGTCCGAGAAGCCGAGGACGGCGGCGGAGCCGACGGCGAGCAGGGCGCAGCCGCCGACCAGGCCGATGAGCAGTTCATGGCCGCGGCGGGCCCGGGCGGCGATCCGTACGGCGTCGACGGGGCCCTGCGGCCCGGTGTCGCCGTCGTGGCCGCTGACGAGGGCGGTGCGGGGCGGGTCGAAGCCGATGGGGAGCCGGGCGACGCGGGTGGCGAGCCCGGGGAGGAAGGCGAGTGCGCCCACGGCGAGGGGGGCGCAGAGGGCGGCGGTCTCGACGGGGGCCAGCCCGTACAGGAGTGCGGCGAAGGCGGCCGACGCGCCGACGGCGGAGGCGAGGACGAAGGCGACGAAGGGGCTGTCGCCGCCGGGCGAGACCAGGGTGAGGATCACCGCGGCCACCAGGACGGCGGCGCAGGCGAGGAGGAAGTGGAGGCGTCCGGCGCCCTGGCCGTCGGCGGGCGGCAGCAGTCCGGAGCCCGCGACGGCGGCGTTGGCCAGGGCTCCGGTCCCGAGGGCGACGGCGGAGCCCCGGTCGTCGTAGACGCGGGCGCGGACACAGGCGACCGCGAGCAGGAGTACGGCGGCGACGGCGGCGAGGACGCCGGGGAGGCCGTGGGTGTCGTGGCGGGGCGCGGAGGACCACAGGACGAAGGCGAGGAGGAGCAGGAGGACGGAGCCGCCGAAGAGCGCCGCCCCGCGGGTGAGGTCCTCGTTCCACAGGCCGCGGTCGCGGACGACGGCGGTGGCGACGGCGTCGGTGACGTCGTCGAAGACGGCGGGCGGGAGGGATTCGGCGAAGGGGCGCAGGGAAAGGAGTTCGCCGTCGAGGATGCGCTGGGCGCCGAGGGAGCGGGCGCCGTCGAGGACGGTGCCGTCGCGGCGGACCAGGTGGTAGCCGACGGGGGCCCCGGGGGCGGGGCTCTGTCCGGACAGCCGCAGGATCTCCGGGTAGAGGTCGGCGACGGCCAGGTCGTCGGGGAGGGCGACGTCGACGCGGCCGTCGGGTGCGACGACGGTGACCCGGCAGAAGCCGGTGGAGCCCATGGGTCCCACGGGGGTGGACGCGGACATCGGGGCCGTGCGGCCGGGGCCGCCGGCCGTTCCTCGCGCTGTCTCTGAGGCCAACCTGCTCACCTGCTGCTTCCCCCTGGTGATCGTGGTGATCGTCCTGCGGCGTGGGGCGGTGCGGTGGCCGGTCCCGGTCCGGGGGGATCGGGGGTTTCGTCCACCCCGCCGATGTCGCCCGCGGCCGTCGGTCCGTTCCCCCCTCGTTCGCCCTCGTTCGCTCTCGTTCGCCCGTTCCCGCGTCGGTCCGTTGCGGCGTCCGGCTGTCGTCCGCCCGTGCCTGCGTCCGTCCCGTCGCCCGCCCGTATATATGCGCGATATATACGTGCATCCATCAGATGTCCGGCGTCCGTACGGTATTCCGGCCGGTGGTCCACCGGTACGGGGTGCCGCTCGGCCGGTACCGGGTGCCGGGTACGGCGTTCGCGCGCTGTCCGTGGTGCCCGTGGTGTCCGTGGTGCGTCCGGCAGCCGGTCGTCCACCCGCGTCGACCGGGGCGCGAACGGGGCGGACCGGACCGGGCCTGTCCGTGTGCGCGCCCGGCGGACATCGCGTCACCCTACCGTCCGTACCGGCGCCGTCGCGCAAGTAATATCCGTCCCCGCGGACGGAATCCGTCGCCACGGGGGCGCCGAAGGGGATTCATCCGTCCGGCGAGATGGGTGAGCCGATGAGTCAGATCGTCGTCAAGCGCCCGCCGCGGGCCCTGCCCGCCGAGGTGCCCGGTGAGCAGTTACGGTTGCAGCCGCCACCCGAACTGCCGCGCGGGCAGCAGGAGGGCGCGCTGATGCAGTTGCTGCCGATGCTGGGCATGGGCGGCTCGGTGGTCTTCTTCTTCCTCACCCCGAACCCCGTGATGCGCATCATGGGCATGATCATGATCGCGTCGACGGTCGCGATGGCCATCGCGATGCTGGTCCGCCACCGCCGGGGCACCCAGGGCGAATTAGCCGATCTGCGCCGGGACTATCTGAAGTACCTGACCCAGACCCGCAAGGGAGTGCTGCGGACCGCGCGGCGCCAGCGGGACTCCGCGTTCTATCTGCACCCGTCGCCCGAGCAGTTGTGGGCACTGGTCGCGGAGGGCGGCCGGCTGTGGGAGCGGCGCGTCGGCGACCCGGACTTCGCCCAGGTGCGGATCGGCCTGGGCAGCCAGCGGCTGGCGACCGAGCTGATCGCGCCCGAGACCGCGCCGGTGGACGAGCTGGAGCCGCTGACGGCGGGCGCGATGCGGCAGTTCCTGGCGACCCACGGGACGGTGGACGGGCTGCCGCTCGCGGTCTCGCTGCGGTCCTTCTACCACCTGACGGTGAGCGGTGACGCGGAGTCGGCGCGCTCCACGGCCCGTTCGCTGCTGGGTTCGCTCGCCGCGCTGCACTCCCCCGAGGATCTGGTGATCGCGGTGGCCGTGCGGCCGGAGACCGCTGAGCACTGGGAGTGGGCGAAGTGGCTGCCGCACACGCAGGCGCCGGGCCCGGGCGACGGCGCGGGCAGCCGCAGGCTCATCACCACCGGGGCCCGGGAGCTGGACGAGCTGCTGGCGGCCCAGTGGGAGGGGCGGCCCCGGTTCCAGGGCGGCGGTCAGCCGCTGCTCGACCGGCCGCATGTGGTGGTCGTCCTGGACGGCCCGCCGGTGCCGGGCGCATCAGCGCTGGCGGCGGCGGAGGGGCTCCAGGGCGTCACGGTCGTGGAGGTGGTGCCGGGGTCGTCCGGGGCCGCCGTCGGTGCGCCCGGCGGTCTGTCGGTCACCGTCACCCCCGGCGCGCTGCGGCTAGAGTCGGGGCACGGGCTGGTGTACGACGGGGTGCCGGACCGGCTGGAACCGGCGGCGGCGGAGGCGCTGGCCCGGCAGCTCGCCCCGCTGCGCATGGGCACCGGCGGGGACGACGGCCAGCCGCTGCTGGCGAATCTGGACTTCACGGATCTGCTGAATCTGGGTGACGCGGCCTCGGTCGACGTGGGCCGCACCTGGCGGGACCGGTCGCGTTCGGAGCGGCTGCGGGTGCCGATCGGGGTGGGTGAGGACGGCACTCCGGTGATGCTGGACCTCAAGGAGGCGGCACAGGACGGCATGGGCCCGCACGGGCTGTGCGTGGGCGCGACCGGCTCCGGCAAGTCGGAGCTGCTGCGGACGCTGGTCCTGGGGCTGGCGGTCACCCACTCCTCCGAGACCTTGAACTTCGTCCTCGCGGACTTCAAGGGCGGTGCGACCTTCGCCGGGATGTCCCGGATGCCGCATGTGGCGGCGGTCATCACCAACCTGGCGGACGATCTGACGCTGGTGGACCGGATGGGCGACTCCATCCGGGGCGAGCTGAACCGGCGCCAGGAGCTGCTGCGGGACGCGGGCAACCACGCCAATGTCCACGACTACGAGAAGGCGCGCGCCGCGGGCGCCCCCTTGCAGCCGATTCCCTCACTGGTGCTGGTCATCGACGAGTTCAGCGAGCTGCTGACCGCGAAGCCCGACTTCATCGAGATGTTCGTGCAGATCGGGCGGATCGGCCGCTCGCTCGGGGTGCATCTGCTGCTGGCGTCGCAGCGTCTGGAGGAGGGCAGGCTGCGCGGTCTTGAGACCTATCTGTCCTACCGGGTGGGGCTGCGCACCTTCTCGGCGGCCGAGTCGCGTGCCGCGCTGGGGGTGCCCGACGCGTACGCCCTGCCGAATGTGCCGGGTTCGGGCTATCTCGCGTACGGCACCGACGAGATGGTCCGCTTCAAGGCCGCGTATGTCTCCGGCGCGTACCGTTCCGAGGCGCACCGGGCGGTTCCGGACGGGCCGCTGCCGGTGGACCGCAGGCCGGTGGAGTTCACGGCGGCACCGGTTCCGGTGGTGTACGCGCGGCCCGCGGCGGGTCCCCTCGTGCCGGAGGCGCGTTCCGGCGGGGACGACGCGCTCGCGGACTCCGTCCTGGACGTCGTCGTCCGGCGGCTGGAGGGGCGTGGGGCGGAGGCCCATCAGGTCTGGCTGCCGCCGCTGGACAGTCCGCCCGCGCTGGACGAGCTGCTGCCGGGGCCGGCCCCCGTGGACGGCCGGGGGCTGACCGGGCCGGGGTACGAGGGGGCGGGGCGGCTCGTCGTTCCGCTGGGGGTGGTCGACAAGCCGTTCGAGCAGCGGCGGGACACGCTGTACCGGGATTTCTCGGGCGCGGCGGGACATATGCAGATCGTCGGCGGGCCCCAGTCGGGGAAGTCGACCCTGCTGCGGACCCTGGTCGCGGGGTTCGCCCTCACCCACACCCCGCAGGAGGTGCAGTTCTACGGCCTGGACTTCGGCGGCGGCGGTCTGTCGGCGGTGGCCGGTCTGCCGCATGTCGGCGGGGTGGCGTCCCGGCTGGACCCTGAGCGGGTACGGCGGACGGTCGCCGAGGTGTACGGGGTCCTCTCGCAGCGCGAGGAGTACTTCCGCGCCGCGGGCATCGACTCGATCGCCACGTACCGCGGGATGCGGGCGAGCGGCGGTATCTCCCCCGTGGAGCAGCCGTTCGGCGATGTGTTCCTGCTGATCGACGGGTGGGGCAGCTTCCGCACGGACCACGAAGGGCTGGAGCCGCTGATCCTGGACATCGCCGCGCGCGGGCTCGGCCACGGCGTCCATCTGGTGCTCACGGCCTCACGTTCGATGGAGGTCCGCGCCCATCTGAAGGACCATCTGATGAACCGGCTGGAGCTGCGGCTCGGGGACACGATGGACTCCGAACTGGACCGCAAGGCGGCCGTCAACGTACCGGCCGGTGTCCCCGGGCGCGGGCTGACGCCGGAGAAGCTGCACTTCATGGCGGCGGTGCCGAGGATCGACGGGATCGGCTCCGACAGTGAGCTGTCGGAGGCGACCGCGGCGATGAACCGGGAGGTGGCCCGGCACTGGCAGGCGCCCGGCGCCCCGGAGGTTCGGCTGCTGCCGCGTGAGCTTCCCGCGGACCGCCTTCCGTCCGGCGCGGCGGCGCCCGAGCGCGGCGTGGCGTTCGCGATCGACGAGAACAGCCTGGAGCCGGTCTGGTTCGACTTCGAGCGGAATCCGTTCTTCCTGGTGCTCGGCGACAGCGAGTCGGGCAAGTCGAATCTGCTGCGGCTGCTGATCAAGCAGCTCAGCGAGCGGTACGACGGGGGCGTCTGCAAGTTCTTCGTCATCGACAACCGGCGGGCGCTGCTGGACGCCACCCCGGCCTCGCACCTCGCCGAGTACGTGCCGATGTCGAACGCCATGGAACACCATGTGGACGCGCTCGCGGATCTGATGCGGCGCCGGGCTCCGTCGGCCGAGGTGACGGCGCGGCAGATGAGGGACCGGAGCTGGTGGCGCGGGCCCACGGTGTTCGTGGTGGTCGACGACTACGACCTGGTGTCGACATCGAGCGGGAACCCGCTGGCGCGGCTCACGGAGCTGCTGCCGTTCGCCCGGGACGTGGGGGTGCGCTTCATCGTCGCGCGTGGCGCGGCGGGGGCGAGCAGGGCGGTGTACGAGTCGTTCTTCCAGCGGATGACGGAGCTGGGCGCGCAGGGGGTGCTGCTCTCCGGCGATCCGCAGGAGGGCGATGTGCTGGGCGGTGTGCGGATGCGGCCGATGCCCGCGGGCCGGGGGATCTTCGTCTCCCGGCAGCGCGGCAATCCGCTGGTGCAGACGGGGTTGCTGCCGGCCGTGGAATGACCCCGGCCCCGGGAGCGGGGCACCGGTGAACGGGGCGGGGTGGGCATCTCCCGTGCATGTCCACCCCGCCGGCCGTTCCCGGGGCCGACGGCTAGAAGTAGCCCGCCGCCTTGCGGTCGCCCGCCTGGTAGGCCGGGGACGCCTCCCGCACGGCACGGGCGATACCGCGCAGCGCCTCGTGGATCATCCGGGTCTCCTTGTCCCACTGCTTGTGGTAGGCGTCCGCGGCGGTGGCCGCCTCGCCCTGGAAGCCGTCCGAGATGCTGCGCAGCTTGGTCTGAAGGGCGACCAGCCCGTCGTCCAGCTTCTTGGCCTGCTGCTCGATCGTGGTCGCCGCCTGGTCCAGCGACGCGTAGGTGACGACGAGCTGTCCCGCGTTGTCCGACATGAATCCCTCCGGCTGCCGTGCTCAGTGCTGAGTGCTCAGTGCTCAGTGAAGTGCGATGTCTGATGTGCGATGTGCCGCGTGGTGCCGCGTGGTGGATCAGTAGCTGCTGAGGTTCGACGTCGCCGAACGGGTCGCCCCCGCGTCACCGGAGTACCCCGGCGTGACATCGACACCCTGGAGGGCGGCGCGGACCTCGTCGTCGGTGTTGCCCGCGGTGACCCGGGTGACCTCGATGGCCTCCTGGAAGTGGAGCAGCATCCTGGCGATCCGCACCATGCCCTGGTTGATCTCGGCCTGCTTCACGTCGAAGGCGCCGTGGCCGATGCCCTTCCAGTTGCCCTCCAGGCCGTCGATGACGCCCTGGAGCTGCTGGAGCTGCCCCTTGACGCTCTCGAACTGCACGGTGATCTCGTTCTGGAATGTGCCCAGGTACTCGTCCGTGACCTTCTGCACTGCCATGCCGGGCGTCCCCTCTCGGTGTTGGGTGGTGGGTGCTGGGTGGTGGTTCGCGTGGATGGCGGGCCGAGCGCCGTCAGGCGGAGCGACGGCGGCGTACGGCGAGGACGGCCACGGCGGCGACGGCGAGCACGGCGGCCACACCACCGGCGATCAGCCCCGTCCGGCTGCCGCCGCCGTCCCCCGCGTCCGCGGTGGCCTCGGTCTTCTCCCCCGCCTGCGCACCGGCCGTGCCCTTGGGCCGCGGTGAGGCCGTGCCCTTCGGCGCGCCGGACGGACCGCTCGTCCGTTGGCCGGTCAGTGGGCTGATGTCCGGATCACCGGGCTTCCCGATCCCCCGGTTGAGATGCGCCCCCGGCCGGACGACTCCGTAGCCCGAGTAACGGCTCATCCCCGTGGCCTTGCCGTCCTTGCCCTTGGCCGCGCTCTCGAACATGACTCTCAGCACCTGATTCGCCGTCCAGTCCGGGTTCGCCGACCAGATCAGCGCGGCGGTGGCGGAGGCGACGGCGGTGGCGGCGCTGGTGCCGTCGGAATCGCAGTAGCGGGTGAACGTGGTGTCGCACCAGCCCGGGATGTCGCTGCCGGGAGCGGCGAGGTCGACGACCTGGCCGTGCTGGGAGTAGTCGTCGATCCTGCCTTCGGGGGAGGACGCGGAGACACCGACGACCTCGGGGTACAGGGCGGGATACTCCGGCTCGTTGTCCTCGTCGCCGGTGTTGCCGACTGCGGCGAAGAGCAATTTACCCTTGCGCGCCGCGTATTCGATCGCTTGTTGCTCTTTGGTCTCGGGAAACTCGCTGCCAAAGGACATGCTGATGATCTGTGCATCGCCGTCCGCAGCGGCCCGGATGGCGTCGGCTCCGTCGAAGGCGCCCGTCTTGTGCTCCTCCTGGAACTCGTCGAGAGCGATCCGATACGGAATGATCTTGGCCTTCGGCGCCAGCCCCTGCAGCCCGCCACCTGCGCCCGTACCCGCGATCAGCTCGGCCATGGTCGTGCCGTGACCCTCGTAGTCGTCGGTCTCGTCCCCGGGCGCCCCTGTGAGGTCCAACCCCTTGAGGACCTGGCCCTTCAACGAGCGTGTCGAAGGATTCACGCCTGTGTCGATGACAGCGACCTTGACCCCCTCACCTTGTGCGACACTCCAGACCTTCTCCACCTTCATCGCGTCCAGGTACCACTGCTGTGATCGCATGTCTTCCACAGCGGCTGCCTCAGGCGCGGCGGCGACAACACCGGTTGTCCAAGCCCCGACCATGGCCACAGCGCAGACCAGACCTCGCCTCACGGCACACGGCGCACTGCGCCTTCGACCATGGCTCATCCATGACGACATCCTGGCTTCCGAACCTTCCGCTGCCGTTACTCGATCACCGGTGGAACGACCCGCCGCCGGACCGCCCATGTGTCTTCGTCTTCCGTCAGATAGTCCGGACGCGTGGAGGTGTTTCCCTCTTCCTCCCGCATGGGCTGCCGGTGCCCGGGGCGACCTCCGACCGGGCCGACCCCTCCGGTCGAGGGCCCGCTCGTCCGCGACCGGGAAGCGGCGCTGTCGCCGCGCGGAGTTCCGACGATTCCATTGCTGGCGGGGACGCCCCGGAAGGCGCCCGGAGCGCCACTGGCGGCGCGCTGCGGCGTTCCTCCGACAATGCCATCGGCCCGACCGGCGGCCCGCCCCGCCACCGGGCCCTGCTGTCCCATGGAGGTCACCGGGCCTACCGATCCCCCACGCCCGAACGCACTGGTTCCACCCACCACGCCCGCCCGTTCCGCCGCCTCGTTACGTCGGGCAACAGGTTTTCCCGCGCCCTCGGTTCCGGGGCGGCCCGCCGCCGGTGTGGCCGGTCCTCCTCCGACGGTCTTCGGCCCGGCCGATACGCCGGGTACAGCCTTGCCCGGAACCGCCTTGTTGGGCGCGAGCCCAGGCACGACGGGCAGCACCGGCGTGACGGAGGTGGCCGACGGTCCGCCCGGCGAGGTGACGGGAGGTGTCGACGGCACGCTCGGGAGCAATGGTGGAGCCGTGGCGTTGTCGAGCTTCATCGCACTTCCCGGTGACGGGGTGGAGGGCGAGGAGGGCAAGACCACAGACGGGGTCGTGGTGTCGACGGAGCCCGCCTGCCGAGTACCCACCGCCTCCGGCCTGTCGCCGTGCCGAGGCTGTAAG
The nucleotide sequence above comes from Streptomyces clavuligerus. Encoded proteins:
- the eccD gene encoding type VII secretion integral membrane protein EccD is translated as MSASTPVGPMGSTGFCRVTVVAPDGRVDVALPDDLAVADLYPEILRLSGQSPAPGAPVGYHLVRRDGTVLDGARSLGAQRILDGELLSLRPFAESLPPAVFDDVTDAVATAVVRDRGLWNEDLTRGAALFGGSVLLLLLAFVLWSSAPRHDTHGLPGVLAAVAAVLLLAVACVRARVYDDRGSAVALGTGALANAAVAGSGLLPPADGQGAGRLHFLLACAAVLVAAVILTLVSPGGDSPFVAFVLASAVGASAAFAALLYGLAPVETAALCAPLAVGALAFLPGLATRVARLPIGFDPPRTALVSGHDGDTGPQGPVDAVRIAARARRGHELLIGLVGGCALLAVGSAAVLGFSDNGWARLLALATGVAMLMRAHLFRYTAQVACALAAGLASLVLLGLGVGTEPPAALLREALRGDGTALDLRTVWLAAAVAGVAALITAIGLIVPRTGVTPFWGRFLEIAETCVLLTLIPLALAVFDVYHAIRATTS
- a CDS encoding type VII secretion protein EccC gives rise to the protein MSQIVVKRPPRALPAEVPGEQLRLQPPPELPRGQQEGALMQLLPMLGMGGSVVFFFLTPNPVMRIMGMIMIASTVAMAIAMLVRHRRGTQGELADLRRDYLKYLTQTRKGVLRTARRQRDSAFYLHPSPEQLWALVAEGGRLWERRVGDPDFAQVRIGLGSQRLATELIAPETAPVDELEPLTAGAMRQFLATHGTVDGLPLAVSLRSFYHLTVSGDAESARSTARSLLGSLAALHSPEDLVIAVAVRPETAEHWEWAKWLPHTQAPGPGDGAGSRRLITTGARELDELLAAQWEGRPRFQGGGQPLLDRPHVVVVLDGPPVPGASALAAAEGLQGVTVVEVVPGSSGAAVGAPGGLSVTVTPGALRLESGHGLVYDGVPDRLEPAAAEALARQLAPLRMGTGGDDGQPLLANLDFTDLLNLGDAASVDVGRTWRDRSRSERLRVPIGVGEDGTPVMLDLKEAAQDGMGPHGLCVGATGSGKSELLRTLVLGLAVTHSSETLNFVLADFKGGATFAGMSRMPHVAAVITNLADDLTLVDRMGDSIRGELNRRQELLRDAGNHANVHDYEKARAAGAPLQPIPSLVLVIDEFSELLTAKPDFIEMFVQIGRIGRSLGVHLLLASQRLEEGRLRGLETYLSYRVGLRTFSAAESRAALGVPDAYALPNVPGSGYLAYGTDEMVRFKAAYVSGAYRSEAHRAVPDGPLPVDRRPVEFTAAPVPVVYARPAAGPLVPEARSGGDDALADSVLDVVVRRLEGRGAEAHQVWLPPLDSPPALDELLPGPAPVDGRGLTGPGYEGAGRLVVPLGVVDKPFEQRRDTLYRDFSGAAGHMQIVGGPQSGKSTLLRTLVAGFALTHTPQEVQFYGLDFGGGGLSAVAGLPHVGGVASRLDPERVRRTVAEVYGVLSQREEYFRAAGIDSIATYRGMRASGGISPVEQPFGDVFLLIDGWGSFRTDHEGLEPLILDIAARGLGHGVHLVLTASRSMEVRAHLKDHLMNRLELRLGDTMDSELDRKAAVNVPAGVPGRGLTPEKLHFMAAVPRIDGIGSDSELSEATAAMNREVARHWQAPGAPEVRLLPRELPADRLPSGAAAPERGVAFAIDENSLEPVWFDFERNPFFLVLGDSESGKSNLLRLLIKQLSERYDGGVCKFFVIDNRRALLDATPASHLAEYVPMSNAMEHHVDALADLMRRRAPSAEVTARQMRDRSWWRGPTVFVVVDDYDLVSTSSGNPLARLTELLPFARDVGVRFIVARGAAGASRAVYESFFQRMTELGAQGVLLSGDPQEGDVLGGVRMRPMPAGRGIFVSRQRGNPLVQTGLLPAVE
- a CDS encoding WXG100 family type VII secretion target; the protein is MSDNAGQLVVTYASLDQAATTIEQQAKKLDDGLVALQTKLRSISDGFQGEAATAADAYHKQWDKETRMIHEALRGIARAVREASPAYQAGDRKAAGYF
- a CDS encoding WXG100 family type VII secretion target, which codes for MAVQKVTDEYLGTFQNEITVQFESVKGQLQQLQGVIDGLEGNWKGIGHGAFDVKQAEINQGMVRIARMLLHFQEAIEVTRVTAGNTDDEVRAALQGVDVTPGYSGDAGATRSATSNLSSY
- a CDS encoding S8 family serine peptidase, giving the protein MSSWMSHGRRRSAPCAVRRGLVCAVAMVGAWTTGVVAAAPEAAAVEDMRSQQWYLDAMKVEKVWSVAQGEGVKVAVIDTGVNPSTRSLKGQVLKGLDLTGAPGDETDDYEGHGTTMAELIAGTGAGGGLQGLAPKAKIIPYRIALDEFQEEHKTGAFDGADAIRAAADGDAQIISMSFGSEFPETKEQQAIEYAARKGKLLFAAVGNTGDEDNEPEYPALYPEVVGVSASSPEGRIDDYSQHGQVVDLAAPGSDIPGWCDTTFTRYCDSDGTSAATAVASATAALIWSANPDWTANQVLRVMFESAAKGKDGKATGMSRYSGYGVVRPGAHLNRGIGKPGDPDISPLTGQRTSGPSGAPKGTASPRPKGTAGAQAGEKTEATADAGDGGGSRTGLIAGGVAAVLAVAAVAVLAVRRRRSA
- a CDS encoding WXG100 family type VII secretion target, producing MGENARRNLTPEQRQTADTTRIETQYAAVDVVEEVTSALGRIGFADRSPGGFFGRTDFENARLNDMLDLVETADPADLESAGDALERATRALNRAAESLKGHVDATEWKGVGATEFQRYGRDLVRYASDLATYANAVGSQMKVASEGLTSVRNSKPPRDGRADPRRAEDFPPDERTQDNPEYTAAVKAEKHRQEAINQLNRLASYYAVSAQSLAAQEPPRMPRALAADVPRPRRTSQEPGGSEQGAGRAGPVDTSLQPRHGDRPEAVGTRQAGSVDTTTPSVVLPSSPSTPSPGSAMKLDNATAPPLLPSVPSTPPVTSPGGPSATSVTPVLPVVPGLAPNKAVPGKAVPGVSAGPKTVGGGPATPAAGRPGTEGAGKPVARRNEAAERAGVVGGTSAFGRGGSVGPVTSMGQQGPVAGRAAGRADGIVGGTPQRAASGAPGAFRGVPASNGIVGTPRGDSAASRSRTSGPSTGGVGPVGGRPGHRQPMREEEGNTSTRPDYLTEDEDTWAVRRRVVPPVIE